Sequence from the Amblyraja radiata isolate CabotCenter1 chromosome 24, sAmbRad1.1.pri, whole genome shotgun sequence genome:
AGCTCTGTCCAAACAGGGACATAAACATTTATTCTCTAGCTCCCCACAATGTTCTCGGATATATCTAATCAGACCTGGAGGATTTATCTATCTTCATACACCTTAGGACGTCCAGTACCTCCTCAACTGTCTTCAAGGCATCTCCATGAATTGTCCCAAAGTTCCCAGTCTTCATACCTTTGTCAACGGTAAATattaattgaggaccttgcccattacttgtggctccacacataggtgaccactttggtttctgaggggccctattctctctctagttaccctctttcccttaatgtacataaaatctcttaATATTAATTGCCAGAGTTGTCTCCGGGTCACTTTTTGCCCGCCTTATGGATTTACATGTCTGGTTATATTCAATTTGTGTaagaaaggaactgctgatgctggtttaaactaaagatagacagaaaaagtggagtaactcagcgggacaggcagaatctctggagagaaggaatgggtgacttttcgggtcgagacccttctacagactactGAACTCagtctagctgagttactccagctttttgtgtctatattcaatttGTGACTGACAAAAGCCTAGTTTTACTTTCAAAGCCAGGTGACTGAATTTTCGTTCATCTTTTAGCTGCAATAGTTTTCTTTGTTCAATTTCTACCCACGGCCATAGGAGAACGGTTCCCTGATTTGATTGTTGTAGATGACAGCAATCTGTAAACAACAGCAGCACCCAGAGGATTTCCAGGGAAGTGGGAGTAAAACACAGCCAGAAAATCACAGCAGTGAACAATCAAGTGAACAAGTCACCTCAGCGGCTTCAACACAATGCTTGATCAGAATGCAGCAAAGTGCATCTTTTTCATGTTAAGTTTTGCCCATTTAATATTTGATGAGCTTGTTTTGTTAACTAACCCTGTAGTCTATCCTTAACTTTAGTTAGAACCTTTCAGGCTTGTTCAGCAACATTTTGTGCTGAGATTTTCCTTTGCTCTGCACAAGAAAAGCAACAAGGTGGGCTGCTGTTCAGCACCTGAGCCAGAATAGACTATGTCAATGGACCAGGGAGAGGAAAGGTTTGTAGCTAGGACTTTGCAAGCTCAGTACAGCCAGGGAGCCTGTGGTCAGCAGTATAAAATAGCAGCAGAATGGAACCAGTGGGTGCCTGATAGTGTCagagacataaaatgcaggaacaggctcttcagcccactgagtccatgctaaccatcatcCACCCATTAGCATTGATTAGTCATTGAGTCTGTCATAGagccatgcagcacggaaacaggcccttcggcccaatttgcccatgctgatcaagatgccccatctattctAGTTCCACcttcccgcgtttggcccatattcctctaaaccttttctatcaaaGTACATATCCAAATgtctagttgaggctgggactatcccataatttaagaaaccgttagacaggtacatggacaggactggttaggagagatatggaccaagtgcaggcaagtgggactagtgatgcggagacattgttggccggtgcaggcaagttgggccgaagggcctgtttccacactttataacCATGACTCTAAATGTTATTACAGTATGTGCATAAACGACCtccccagcagctcattccatgtacccatcaccctgtgtgaaaaagctgcccctcattaaatctttcctctctcccacATTAATCTCAACCCCAACACATTTTTAAAATTCTGCCCATATTCTTAACAACTCTACCATTCATCTACATATTCAGGACCTGCTGACTTGCACAACTTTGGAGGAGAAAACAGGAGGACCttgatgggctgatgggcctgttcccgtgctataTGATTCTATGTCGCCTGGAATATCAGCCTGCAGTTGCAACAAATAAGTGTGAGCAATGGTGTTGGTATCTGATACAAACCTGTAGCAAGAATTATTCCCTCTTCTTCTGCTTCTGCCCTTGTTTTGTCTCCATTCCACAAGCCTTGTGGTCCCTCCCTTCCTGTCCTCTCTGCTCTcctccctccactgccttccttgCCATGCAGTTTTTCTCTCCTCCCCTGTCCTTTTGCACACAATCTTCCCCTTCACCCATTTCCCCTCTCGCTtcaccatctccacccatttccctctccccattGCCATTTCTTGCTCTTCTCAATCCCCTTTCCTCACACTAGATCCTCTTTCCTCTTGCCCTACACCTTTGCTCATTTGCCTCCATCTTGCTCCATTTCACGGAGTCTCCCATCTCTTCCTCTACCATACTTCTCTACATTTTCACTACCtcatccccatctctctctctctcatccatctttctactcctctctctctctcccttttctccttctctcatctccctctcactccttctcctctcacctctccctcattttccatctctctctcatctcccgcCATCCTTCTCACTCCTCCTTTCTCTCTAATTTCGaattttctctctccctatctcatcTCTCACCTTTCTCTCTATCTTTTACCTCtcgccccctcctccctctctctcaatacCACACTTCTTTCTCCcatttctccctctcccacctcagcTCAGCTCGCTCACTCCCAcctctttctatctttctatctttctctctctctctctctctctcatatctctctcccccttgctctctctccctctctcacacattaTCTCTCCCTCGtactctctctcccacactcactttctccccctctctcacacacatctctctccccgcctctcctctctccctcatttcTCTCCCTCATTTCTCTCCCTCTCACGTCTCCtcgctttctttctttctctcataCTCttttacactctctctctctcacgcacacatATCATCCTCTCTCTTCCACTCTTATTCTCATTCTCCCTCTCTTTCACACACAAGTCTAAAGCATCTAGAAACATTCACTTCCAGAGCACTCTCCCTTTCACCTCAGTGACAAGTCCCTCAACCAATCGGTCGTGCAAGTTGTGCTGGGACGATATCTGGCTTTGGTGTTGTCGACGAGGCTGCCACTCACCCGGCAAGGACTGTTGTGCTGTGCAGCGGCAACAGGAACAGTGTGGTGTAGCTCTGTGGTTTAAATGTTGGTCGAACGGCTCACACGGCAGCTGGGGAAACCCACTCGCAACCTGTGGGGTTGGTTGGTCAAAAGATTTCTTGAGAGAAACAGATTCTTAGAGGCGAGTGCCGTGAAACTGTGCGACATACAGCCCGAGAATGTGGTTCTGGAGCTGGGCTTCGGTCCGGGCCTGGGGTTGCAGGAAGCTGCCCGGCGTCTAACACAGCCCGGGGGGAAACTGTACGGGCTGGATATCTCGGAGTACATGTATAATACCGCCAGCGAGCGGCTGCGGGCGGACATCCAGTCGGGGAAGGTGACTCTGTTTCTGGGCAGCGTGGAGCAGATCCCTTTGGCGGACAATGCGGTGGACAAGGTTTATCACTGCAACTGTTACTACTTCTGGCCTGACCTGCGAGCTGGGAGCAGAGAGATCCACAGGGTGATGAAACCAGGTACAATGTTTACCGAGTCAGCCGAAAGCCGAGAGATTCCCAGAAGGGTTGAAGGAAAGCTGGAGAGCGACAGGGGAGATATTGTGCACAAACTGTGtttccagaacactgatgcatctAGCTGAATGTCGATTAAACATTTATTACAAACCACAGTGGCGCAAATGGCAGAGCTACTGCCTGGTAGCACCGAGATCGGGTTCTATCCAgatcttgagtgctgtctgtgtggagtttgcatatgctTCCCGTCACAGagtgggtcagaagaagggtctcgacccgaaacatcacctctccatgttctccggagatgctgcctgaacagggccggatttagatgaagagaggccctaaactgttccacttgtgaggcccctcccaatcccccacccccacgactagaggaaagatggtccaccagattgacaccaatTTGTAGCCGAGCGTGGccgatgagataaggggctggaaagctgcgctatttatttatttatgcatctatttatttatttatttattcattttttattgccagtgctagtgtcgagttattggcttattattggctattattctgaaatggtgggcaaggaaaattactgaagggttgtttagagactacagtgcgttgtgacagcatatgtaagaaaggcctatggcagagtaaaaaatattatacaccttacaCGGCtctattaattttttttctctgttgtcagccgggcaacctcagcagctttttaagttgccaaatggcagtttaggtggtcatttaagacggcttgcatgacgcgtgcgataatgtgctcggacgaagtgcgtagttaccagtcagaattatgctcaatgaagcattcacatattatttctgcttcaaataaagtcacaaactaaacatattcaccaaacaagacatgatatataccacaatgacatgcagcaaaattataatacagtgtcTCAACTCTttctacacgttgcaatgaatgcaatttctattatttctttccacttccaaacaaaaatgtggttggattattcagcgtatgatcaacctcggtgagaccaagcgcaggcttggcgatcgctttgcacaacacctccactcagttcgcaataaccaacctgatctcccggtggctcaaaacttcaactccctctcccattctgaatctgacctttctgtcctgggcctcctccatggccagagtgaggcccaccgcatattggaggagcaacacctcatatttgcttgggtagtttacaccccagaggtatgaacattggcttctctaatttcaggtagtccttgctttctccttcttctcctccccccccccccccccacctctaccccctctctccaccctctgtcctcccccccccctctcccctctccctgtcgcccctccctccctcccctctccacccacttctcacaccctctcccccctctcaccctccctccccccctgtgtgcttggggggtggttagtatgtgtgtgacgccgcagccccccccccccccccccctcgcaaccGCAACCGCGTGTTGAGGGGATGGTTTAAGACTGAGGGCATTTAAACCATCGGTGCTCAGGCAGGTTTAAGTTCTGCCGCATTCCATCCAGGGCTCGTTTTTTAAAAATTCGATAAAAGCTGCCTCAACTGGGGAATAAAGTAGGAAAAACTAGCTTTGCATGCAAGCTagtgtgtttttgttttctgaCTTACTAACGCTATGAGACACATGTTGGAAGAGGCTTTGAGTGAATGCAGTTTATTTTGTAGATGGCAAACACTGCAGCCGTGGTGCATCTATgtcggaagggctgaatggtgcaTTTGGTGGATGGGGTGCCATTGGTATGGTCTCATTCATACTGGATAGTGTTGAGCTTTTAAACCACTgatggtgtatggtgttgtttttcccgccctcctgacttcaggagggcgggaaaacaacaccatacacctctgcacatcgatggagctgatgtggaaagggtcagcagcgtgaagttcctaggactccacctgtcagatgacctgatgtccacaaccaacaccacagcactggtcaagagagcccagcagcgactacgccctctccgaagactacgtaaagcaggtctccccactacacatctacgaactttttatagggggacaatcgagagcacattaaccaacggcatcacttcctggttcgggagctgcaaggcgtacgaacggcaccaacttgacaggattgtgaagaccgccagcaggattattggtgctccactccctttcttgctggacatatacaggaagagatgtatcaacagagccatctccatcatcaaagacccctaccacccatcgcatcacatattctccatcctgccatctggaaagaggtacaggagcattagctgcaaaaccagcaggatgctcctcagcttcttcccgcaggctataagactgttaaacggactttgccccctgccaaagtatcgcgctccaaccaccaacctggacagagccactgttgtgccgctgccgatcggaacgcctgttgatgtttagttgagagtagtgttaaacttgttcatgatatatgtatttctttttctatttattttctactgcacactgaatggacactggtttgagtaacgtttttttgtttcctctgggtatgtgagtactcaggaaaataacaataaagatatacaatacaatacaatacaaactatGTACTCATCCAGGCATTCCTGGCATGCTCCTGACGTGCCCTTATTGAAGGTTATCTGGTGGTGAATCATTTACTGCAGAATACCCAGTCTCTGATCTGCTCTTCCCACAATGTTTATGCAGCTGGTGTAGTTAGCTAGTCAGTTCTTGATTTTGGTTTATTCTTGCCACAAGAAGTAAGACACAGTGAAAAAACATTTTTTGAATGctttccaggcaaatcataccatacacaagTACGATTAAACCATGCATGAATAAATCAGAAAGTGCAAAAGGCAAAGAAACTGTTCAGCtcccacatttccaccaatatgcacACTTGATTTAAGTTTTACCAGAGCAGCTCCATGCCATATGTGGTCAATGTCAAGGACAATGCACCTCGTCTTTTGAAATTTAGCTTTTGTCTCTCTTTAGCTTTTGTACCCATTTGTCTTTTAGACCAAGGCTTTGATAGACTCTGTAACCAAGTTACTGGCAAAATCCAATCCGACTAATAGTGAGTAGGTGGAGCAAAAAAcccctgcagaaagcagaaagcagAAATACGAGAGAAAAATACGAAAATGGTGGAAACGTTGAGctgataaaccagtatctgttggTGTACCCTAGGCCactacaaatgggactagcttagttggGGTATCCTTGATGGGTCCATCGTGTTCCAGATTCTGCAATATATTTCTCCCTATAGTGTTACTTCCGTGTTAATAGCTCTTATCATTGAAATCTCTTCAACACTTCCAATAAAAccgaatatttatttatttgcattggCCAGGAGCTTTGATGGTGACTGCCTTGCATCTGGAATACCTGCAGAAGTTGATTGCTGCCGGACTGTTGAAGGGGACAAAATGGCACCCTGAGCCATATATGGAGGCGCTCCGTGAGGTGGGATTTGTCGACGTACGCATGGAGGAGCAGAGATTCAGAGGAGAATCTTTTCAGGCAATCTTCGCTGCAGCAAAGAAGGCCTGAGTGTGATGTTCCCCCGAACCATTATATTTCAGTAACCTGATGATTCATTAGTAATGTGAATGCATTGTGGAAGACAATCACTTCCACCAATAATATTTACATCACCATTGACTTAAATTTAATATGTGCAGAGGAATTTTACAGTACTCCTTAGTGCCTCTTTTGTGAAGCTATTCAATAATTGACTGTACAATTCTCTACTGCAAACAAATAGCAGCAAATAGGTATGTGTCCTAACTGCAATGTGTAGGGATGGCTGCAATAAATCTATCTGTCAGATGTTGAGGATGACtagcggagtagacccgatggaccgaatggtctacttCTGTTCCTATGGATTATGAACTAACGCTAACAATCTTTTCACCAATATCTTGGTGAAACCCCTCAATAATATAGAACCTTCAATAGGATAAGAAGAGTTTAGCCAGGCAACTCATGGGCAGTataagacagcagatgctggtttacaccgaagagagacacaaaatgctggagtaactcagcgggtcaggcagcatctctggagaaaaggaatcggtgacgttttgggtcaaggcctctTGCTCCGTGGACTGTTCTATCAGTGCGTAAAACTTAGAGCTGCATGTTAAATCTTGATTTACTGTTTTTAATAATAAACCAAATGTTAACAAATCCAGCCCGCGTTTATCTCAGGCTGGTTGTTAATTACCAATTTGCTGTCATTTATTTCCATCATCTAGAGTTTGGACTGTTCCAATGTTCTTAATATTAGATGATCTTTTTTAACCCAAGAAGAGAATATCCTTGGTCTATTTGGTGAACCTCATTCAATGTcaggccatttaaaaaaatacgaaaagacagacagcccgctttgtatgtaatgactacaAACGCGAATTGAGCATGAATAATATGCTGACttctctcggatgggataccCTAGAGCTCCGCAGAATCAGGCCATCAATCTCCCGTCATCAGAATCacttattgcaatttacaaggagatttaCAAAATCACGCCATCAAGTCTCCCATCATCCGAGAGCACCAACTACCATGAAACAGGACAAAATAAcggtccctacatcatcaactcactaaatttcaataaactttgctaccaatattccctttacccaaggacgataagggaatggaataggtTGCCACCCAACACACgctctgctcccgatgttaagtcatttaaaaaggggattgagcaactagatctcctcgacatggtcaaaaaggcccacttcaaaatttAATCACCACTCTACTCACTCTGACCTGCacgagataaccactgatgaggtgtttgcgcagtaatcaaccagacaGTTGGCGCGActgccatcgtgcggcgcccctggtgataaatgctgcctgatccgctgagttactccagcactttgtatctaactttggtataaaccagcatctgcagtttttgtgtcTCTAcgttttcctgtgctgtatggttcCAGTGTTTACCTACTGCCCAGATCCAGTACAAATGGATGTTATTGCCCATTGATGATACTATCCTGGTATCTTTTATTTTTAGGACAATTCCTTGATTTCTATTTCCAGATACGAAAATATGATACCCTTTGAAGGAATCTGATATTACaacaaaagaacacaacacagttATGCAGGAAAGAAGGCTGATCACTctatccatcagtctgaagaagggtttcggcccgaaacgttacctatctccttcgctccatagatgctgctgcacccgctgagtttctccagcatttttgtgtaccttcgattttccagcatctgcagttccttcttgaacactctatttagtctcctcccacactctgatgtTCCCAGATAGAATAGCTCGGTAatgatcattcagtttatttaaaaaatgaagaTCGTTCATTTGCCattgtctgttgtgctgctgcaagtaaaataatttcactatctgggacatatgccaATATGACCGCTGTACTCTTACTACAAGTTAGAATTTCACTatcttggacacatgacaataaaacactcttgactcttggcgtgTTGTTGTCGGTCGCCACTCGCCTCACTCGTCTCCACTCGTCTCGCATTAACTTCAGTGACAAGACCCCAACCAACTCCTTTCCGCGTGTAAATCGAATTTGGACACATCCCTGCCTTCGGCGTGCAGGGGTGGGCGTGGGTCGTGCGGCATGGGTGGGCGTGGGTCGTGCGGCATGGGTGGGCGTGGGTCGTGCGGCATGGGTGGGCGTGGGTCGTGCGGCATGGGTGGGCGTGGGTCGTGCGGCAAGGGGTGGGCGACTGggcgcaaagatcttatagcgtacaatacgtttgcgtgagagtaacccatcttgcttcgctataagatctttgactgGGCGTGTGTTGTGCAATTGCAGCGGGAGCAACGTTGGTGGCTGAAGTTGGAGAAATGTTCGCTGAGTGGTTCTCGCAACAACTGGCGAAACCTACCCACAGCTTGTTGGGATGGGTGGCGAAAAAGTTATTTGAGAGGAATAACAGATTCCTGGAGGAGAGTGCCGTGAAACTGTGCGACATACAGCCCGATAATGTGGTTCTGGAGCTGGGCTTCGGTCCGGGCCTGGGGTTGCAGGAAGCTGCCCGGCGTCTAACACAGCCCGGGGGGAAACTGTACGGGCTGGATATCTCGGAGTACATGTATAATACCGCCAGGGAGCGGCTGCAGGCGGACATCCAGTCGGGGAAGGTGACTCTGTATCTGGGCAGCGTGGAGCAGATCTCTTTGGCGGACAATGCGGTGGACAAGGTTTATCACTGCAACTGTTACTACTTCTGGCCTGACCTGCGAGCTGGGAGCAGAGAGATCCACAGGGTGATGAAACCAGGTACAATACTAGATCCGCGTGATCACTGTGTTCATCGACCCGCCACTACCCATCTACGCACCCTGTTTACTGGGACATGGACTGGGTGATTCAAATGCTCGTTCAATACCACTACCACTACCACGGACTGAGAGTAGACACCTCATATGTCAGAGGGTAgtgtatgtggaattcattgccacggaaggctgtggagaccaagccaattaatattttaaagcagagattggtcgattattgattagcacgggtgtcaggggttatgaggagagggcaggagaacgaggttgagagggaaagatagatagatccgccatgattgaatgacggcgtagacttgatgggccgaatggtctgccccgctgagttactccagcattttttgtctattttccCTATAGGggagttgcacgtaaggtcactgggtcagagggctcgacgcacggagccactaaatccaactggaagacatccgtcacttccggtatatgttattaatgctagaaacgcgtactttctaaTGTTTTTTACATCTGTATTTTATGTTTTCTTTcaggaaaataaaaatagaaaatgctggaaataatcagcaCGTGTGAATGGTGTAACAGAGAATGTTTTTGATAAATTgtactgttaaaaaccgccaaaatgttgaatttttgcgctgaaaaaaattgtgggagtcggggtaagtgtgagagacatgtacccaacttcagaattccaaaacgtgaagcgaaatgaaggtatagagaagcgagaactgaagggactatagcagctaaagtgcttggtaaacattgaaattattgggaattatcgtgtttgttcactgtatttcatcaagtaaggcattatttgtgttttttcttgattcctttggtatctaaaaattctcagaagtgataaatctggctgtaaatatttcttcagatgcgttttcattttgtatgtaaaaacccacttgggaaccatgggcaattaaaaaaaattacagccagatttatcacttctggaactttttagatgccaaagtaatcaagaaaaagcacaaataatgccttgattgatgaaatgcagtgagcaaacggccaatgttcgccaagcactttggctgtgtTGTCCCTTGAGCTCTCGCTCTCTAtttaccgtaatttctcctcatttttggaattgtgaagttggctaaatgtctctcacgcttatcccgatttccataattatttacagcgcaaaaattgacaatttcggcgggttttaacgggcccactacgctggaaacaatggtaggtgcctacctgcagttcatcgcgtgtaatccatttggagtagcctagcacCAGTAcgagtcatgggtcgtgacccgactgccgtgaaacctccctataacatgaacttatgtcAACTGGGAAACAATATAAGCAAGAGAGGTTTTCCGTGCACAGTGAACTTATTTGAGGGAGCAGGGCTGTAGATAGAACATTTAGCCATTGTCCAGGCCCAGTCCCATCACCACCTCTTCCCATCCCTCTAAGGACCAGTGCTTTGCACACCCACAGTTTGAGTCATTGAgtcgtacagcgcagaaacagtccatgccgatcaagatgcactTCAGTCCCACCACTGGAATCTACTCCAGTCCCACCGACCCACATatttacccatatccctctaaacctttcttatccatgtaactgtccaattgtctttttaaatgctgttatagtattttAAGGATCTACTTCATAGggttcattttgtgtctatcttcggtttaaaccagcatccactgttccttcctacacatattgttgGCCCCTCGCTGTGATTTCTCCTGCTCTCCAGCTCTACAACCACGTTTTAACTCAGACTcgctcattcatttgttctttgtaccttttcatatctctagtttccctccccccctccccactctcagtctgaagaagggtctcgacctgaaatatcagttattcattttctccagagatgctacctgacccactgagttattccaacattttgtatctcaaATTCTACCATGgaagtttgtgtaggaaggaactgcagatgctggtttaaaccaaagatagacacaaaatgctatctcaaaaaactcagcgggacaggtagcatccctggagagaaggaatgggtgacatttcgggtcgagacaattcttcagactctaaatctgaagaagagtctcgacccgaaacatcacccatttcttctctccagagatgctgcctgccccgctgagttactcctgcattttgtgtctttcttgacATTGAAGTTGCTTCATATACCTTCCAAAGAAACCATGTGTTTCTCCCTTTTATTCCACAGGAGCTCTCATGGTCACCACCTTGCACCTGGAGGCCCTGCAAAGGGTGGTTGCTTCTGGAGTGTTGAAGGATACAAACTGGCAGCCTGAATTGTACATGGAGGCTCTCAGTGAGACGGGATTTGTTGACGTGCGCATGGAAGAGCAGCAAGACAATGAAAGATCCTTCAAAGCCATCTTTGCCACAGCAAACAAGGCCTGAGATTGCTATTATCAAAGCCATTATTATCATTAATAGCTTAATACTAAATGGAGCATTGATCCTTTAGCTATGGATAAGTATTGTG
This genomic interval carries:
- the LOC116986920 gene encoding arsenite methyltransferase-like; this translates as MFAEWFSQQLAKPTHSLLGWVAKKLFERNNRFLEESAVKLCDIQPDNVVLELGFGPGLGLQEAARRLTQPGGKLYGLDISEYMYNTARERLQADIQSGKVTLYLGSVEQISLADNAVDKVYHCNCYYFWPDLRAGSREIHRVMKPGALMVTTLHLEALQRVVASGVLKDTNWQPELYMEALSETGFVDVRMEEQQDNERSFKAIFATANKA
- the LOC116986921 gene encoding arsenite methyltransferase-like, producing MLVERLTRQLGKPTRNLWGWLVKRFLERNRFLEASAVKLCDIQPENVVLELGFGPGLGLQEAARRLTQPGGKLYGLDISEYMYNTASERLRADIQSGKVTLFLGSVEQIPLADNAVDKVYHCNCYYFWPDLRAGSREIHRVMKPGALMVTALHLEYLQKLIAAGLLKGTKWHPEPYMEALREVGFVDVRMEEQRFRGESFQAIFAAAKKA